In the genome of Marispirochaeta sp., one region contains:
- a CDS encoding sensor histidine kinase produces the protein MSTKGSASPLSIGSRYIRFFLFLLVMPVFFFGFLLDLRYSSRLRQAAIVQLQDLTDQIAASLNEEYKRIQILAAALINNNQFLEACRSYAHAVNNKEIYLLHQEIDDHVSAFFNYTNKMGTVYLVFPDQGLYYYQNYPTLHPVTNLNPEIYRSAVEKKGLNCTLSRLIGANPIEPQQPMFTIAVSPMEYSLPLGLEALIVSFRVRVMDEIANGQGPAARACMALVDDKSDIILSSPLTRAHHPLETYLTEQLAPSTGALVGIEKGSSYLVTSAEIPSTGWRLYRAEDYKNFIEPLRRSRRATYLFFGLMSLGFIFYTRLFFKDLINPVAHVIEKMRIVETGDYSVQVPVEGPREIAALGTSFNRMITEVKRLTAETRAKEREKNQYEMEALQYQIHPHFLANTLNSIRLMADAEGSHHICKMSASLMRLVNESFNRGGQLISLEDEVSSLESYVHIMQIRFGELINICYDIPQELKSIQILKMLLQPIIENAILHGIRESENQGRIDLRVRVKNDQLKISIRDNGIGADEETLKGFLTKSAASSNSGFSGIGLYNIYRRIQLNYGTKYGMDIRSRPGEGTEVFLILPIKADAP, from the coding sequence ATGTCCACGAAGGGTTCTGCTTCACCCCTTTCTATTGGTTCCCGTTACATCCGCTTTTTTCTATTTCTTCTTGTTATGCCGGTCTTTTTTTTCGGCTTTCTTCTGGATCTGCGTTACTCGTCCCGGCTCAGACAGGCAGCTATTGTTCAGCTTCAGGATCTCACAGATCAGATTGCAGCTTCACTGAACGAGGAATATAAACGCATACAGATTCTGGCTGCGGCATTAATAAACAATAACCAGTTCCTCGAAGCCTGCCGCAGTTATGCTCATGCGGTGAACAACAAAGAGATATACCTGCTGCATCAGGAAATAGATGATCATGTTTCCGCATTCTTCAATTATACAAACAAAATGGGAACGGTTTATCTCGTTTTTCCCGATCAGGGTCTCTACTATTACCAGAATTATCCTACCCTTCACCCGGTAACAAACCTCAACCCGGAAATCTACCGGTCCGCGGTAGAAAAGAAGGGGCTTAATTGTACCCTGTCCAGACTTATCGGAGCCAACCCAATAGAACCCCAGCAGCCAATGTTTACAATTGCGGTCAGCCCGATGGAATACAGCTTGCCTCTCGGGCTTGAAGCCCTTATTGTTTCGTTTCGGGTCCGCGTCATGGATGAGATCGCCAACGGACAGGGACCCGCGGCGCGTGCCTGTATGGCCCTGGTTGATGACAAATCCGATATTATTCTGTCCAGCCCTTTGACACGGGCTCACCATCCCCTCGAAACCTATCTTACGGAACAGCTGGCTCCCTCTACCGGAGCACTGGTCGGTATCGAAAAAGGAAGCAGCTATCTTGTAACTTCGGCAGAAATTCCATCCACCGGCTGGAGACTGTATCGTGCCGAAGACTATAAAAACTTTATAGAGCCCCTGCGGAGGTCCCGCCGTGCAACCTATCTTTTCTTTGGCTTAATGTCTCTGGGATTTATTTTTTATACCAGACTGTTTTTTAAGGATCTGATCAATCCGGTGGCTCACGTCATAGAAAAAATGCGAATTGTGGAAACAGGTGATTACTCGGTACAGGTTCCGGTTGAAGGCCCGCGTGAAATAGCAGCTCTCGGGACTTCGTTCAACCGGATGATAACCGAAGTAAAACGTTTGACCGCAGAAACCAGAGCAAAGGAACGGGAAAAAAACCAGTACGAAATGGAGGCCCTGCAGTATCAGATTCATCCACATTTTCTTGCAAACACCCTGAATTCAATCCGCCTGATGGCTGATGCTGAAGGGAGCCATCACATTTGTAAAATGTCTGCGTCGCTGATGCGGCTGGTAAACGAAAGTTTCAACCGGGGAGGACAGCTTATCTCGCTGGAAGACGAGGTAAGCTCTCTGGAAAGCTATGTACATATTATGCAGATCCGGTTCGGCGAACTTATCAATATCTGCTACGACATTCCACAGGAACTTAAAAGTATTCAGATTCTCAAAATGCTCCTGCAGCCGATTATAGAGAATGCCATACTTCACGGTATCAGAGAATCGGAGAATCAAGGCAGGATCGACCTGCGGGTGCGCGTAAAAAATGATCAGCTGAAGATTTCAATCCGCGATAACGGAATTGGTGCCGACGAAGAAACCCTGAAAGGTTTTCTGACAAAATCCGCCGCGTCATCAAACAGCGGATTCTCCGGAATAGGACTCTACAACATCTACCGGAGAATCCAACTGAACTACGGTACCAAATACGGTATGGACATCAGAAGCAGGCCGGGCGAAGGGACTGAAGTTTTTCTTATTCTTCCGATAAAGGCAGATGCGCCATGA
- a CDS encoding extracellular solute-binding protein, translating into MKKNPILLVIVMILAVGVSWAGGNAETEETGIVMKISDNIPDRTVTWGAVIEQINAEFIQQHPEVKIETESYPDQPYQEKIKIYATAGQLPDVMKYWSFSTLLQPLVESELVTPLDKADFSDFGWLPGALESNMYNGKLYGIPVSGDLWVIYYNQAILTECGVEPPETMADLYDAGAKISAKGYTPIVTDGKDGWPLSITFDNIFWRINGDYSLIHAALDGRKPFTDPEFVRAAEEYQKFFLNSGLFGKDLTTSDYGAARNLFGQGRAAMYLMGSWELGLASDTNFPQSFRGNVRAMKFPVLASGKGKVNDLVAWFGGNYIVNAKTEHMDLAMEYLKLYAKMYPKLIWEQQAGFPAQKISPSADDTAVAKDLLTIAGDAVATSGTTALDLLTPAFKDSHQKLCKDLAAGIITPLQFCRGLQKAVDEVNK; encoded by the coding sequence ATGAAAAAAAATCCTATTCTTTTAGTGATCGTTATGATCCTGGCGGTTGGAGTCTCCTGGGCCGGAGGGAATGCGGAAACCGAAGAGACCGGCATAGTAATGAAAATATCGGATAATATTCCCGACCGAACAGTAACCTGGGGGGCGGTAATTGAGCAGATAAATGCTGAGTTCATACAACAGCATCCCGAGGTAAAGATCGAAACGGAAAGTTACCCCGACCAACCATATCAGGAAAAGATCAAGATTTATGCTACCGCCGGACAACTTCCGGATGTAATGAAATACTGGTCATTCTCTACCCTGCTTCAACCACTGGTAGAATCCGAACTTGTCACACCCCTGGACAAGGCCGACTTCTCTGATTTCGGCTGGCTTCCCGGAGCTCTTGAAAGCAATATGTATAACGGAAAGCTGTACGGGATTCCCGTTTCCGGAGATCTCTGGGTCATCTACTACAATCAGGCGATCCTCACCGAATGCGGAGTTGAACCTCCTGAAACCATGGCTGACCTGTACGATGCGGGGGCAAAAATCAGCGCGAAAGGGTACACGCCGATCGTAACCGACGGCAAGGACGGCTGGCCATTGAGCATTACCTTCGACAATATATTCTGGCGGATAAACGGCGACTATTCCCTGATACATGCGGCCCTCGATGGAAGAAAGCCCTTTACCGATCCTGAATTCGTCAGAGCTGCCGAGGAATACCAGAAATTTTTCCTGAATTCCGGACTTTTTGGTAAGGACTTAACGACCTCCGACTACGGTGCTGCACGAAACCTCTTTGGCCAGGGCAGAGCCGCCATGTATCTCATGGGATCATGGGAACTCGGTCTTGCAAGCGACACGAACTTTCCGCAATCCTTCCGCGGCAATGTCCGCGCCATGAAGTTCCCGGTACTTGCCTCCGGCAAGGGCAAGGTGAACGATCTGGTTGCATGGTTCGGCGGCAATTACATAGTCAACGCGAAAACCGAACACATGGACCTTGCAATGGAGTATCTGAAACTCTATGCGAAAATGTATCCCAAGCTCATCTGGGAACAGCAGGCAGGATTTCCGGCCCAGAAGATATCACCATCTGCTGACGATACAGCTGTGGCCAAAGACCTGCTTACCATCGCAGGAGATGCTGTTGCTACCAGCGGGACTACAGCCCTCGACCTGCTTACCCCCGCGTTCAAGGACTCTCACCAGAAGCTGTGCAAAGATCTGGCGGCGGGCATCATAACTCCCCTCCAGTTCTGCCGGGGACTGCAGAAAGCTGTAGACGAAGTAAACAAATAG
- a CDS encoding response regulator yields MINVMIVDDEPLVRSSVRTMQNWKDFDFAMIHEASNGRAALKLLSEYAIDIVLLDMHMPKCDGLQFLRELRSLGRRIRVIVLSSFDDFPLVREAFTLGVEDYLLKADLTPQTVLNALSRAAADIKSETESREPLQQARNQLLLTEQLLRDLILTPPESGVMNILEDLNASPGFPMVICEFRPILPEEFRKKAMIVQDYLGSVLAARSDGKLVPMKKESILWLHYPVLQKNRTETELSEELCNQAAHLTLQAFNVPMDWAVSPVVSRLQEIGDSYRALNSLFQCNSRPVRRAKDYIRKKYSEPNLSLAEVARYAGVSRTHLSTLFARENSEGFGSFLNQVRIDAACRLLADSDMKIYEISEAVGFGSVEHFSRTFKRILGVSPKRYSES; encoded by the coding sequence ATGATTAATGTGATGATTGTGGATGATGAGCCTCTGGTCCGGTCTTCCGTAAGGACCATGCAGAACTGGAAGGACTTCGATTTTGCCATGATTCATGAAGCCTCTAATGGAAGGGCTGCCCTGAAACTTCTGTCTGAATATGCAATAGATATTGTCCTCCTGGACATGCATATGCCGAAATGTGACGGTCTTCAATTTCTCCGGGAACTCCGATCGCTGGGCCGAAGAATACGTGTCATTGTTCTCAGTTCTTTCGATGACTTTCCCCTGGTACGGGAAGCATTTACCCTGGGAGTAGAAGATTATCTGCTGAAGGCCGACCTTACACCGCAAACAGTGCTGAATGCCTTGAGCAGGGCGGCAGCAGATATAAAATCAGAAACTGAAAGCCGTGAACCCTTACAACAGGCCAGGAATCAGCTTTTACTGACAGAACAGCTTTTACGGGATTTGATTCTGACGCCTCCGGAAAGCGGAGTTATGAATATCCTTGAGGATTTGAATGCTTCTCCGGGATTCCCCATGGTTATATGCGAATTTCGCCCAATCCTGCCCGAGGAGTTCCGCAAAAAAGCAATGATAGTCCAGGATTACCTCGGCAGTGTTCTGGCTGCCAGATCAGACGGGAAGCTGGTCCCGATGAAAAAGGAGTCCATACTCTGGCTGCATTATCCTGTTCTGCAGAAAAACCGGACGGAGACTGAGTTATCGGAGGAACTCTGTAATCAGGCAGCGCACTTGACTCTTCAGGCCTTTAACGTACCCATGGACTGGGCGGTCAGCCCTGTTGTATCCCGGCTCCAGGAAATAGGAGACTCCTACCGGGCTCTCAACAGCCTTTTCCAGTGCAACAGCCGTCCTGTCCGCCGGGCTAAGGACTACATCCGAAAAAAGTACAGCGAGCCGAATCTTTCACTGGCGGAAGTCGCCAGATATGCCGGGGTCAGCCGTACTCACCTATCCACCCTTTTTGCACGCGAAAACTCCGAAGGCTTCGGCAGCTTTCTGAATCAGGTACGAATAGATGCAGCGTGCCGTTTGTTAGCCGACTCTGATATGAAAATCTATGAAATTTCGGAAGCCGTCGGGTTCGGTTCAGTGGAGCACTTTTCACGTACGTTTAAACGAATCCTGGGAGTCAGTCCAAAAAGATATTCCGAATCTTAG
- a CDS encoding sugar ABC transporter permease, producing the protein MNSSHILSRRRTAFLLTAPGILIMLFAIIAPVILSVFYSLTEWSGFGANEYIGLENYKKVLSDPVFWRSLLNALILLLVTVCIQNPLAFLLAGLLIRINNRVSRFLRTVYFVPAILTVVVVTKLWVNLFNPHYGLVNKLFAALGLNSLSEVAWLSNPSTALLSVVFITVWYGFGWALLFYYSGLTTVPKELEEAALVDGANRWQIYGHVIIPYMLPVIQAVIIIDITSCMKQMEIVLLSTEGGPGNLTEFVAHYLYRQAFVASKFGYGNAISIVFVAVALSVTLLAQRYLAGVQRTQEE; encoded by the coding sequence ATGAACTCAAGCCATATTCTGAGCAGACGCAGGACAGCTTTTCTTCTGACAGCACCGGGTATACTGATAATGCTTTTCGCCATAATTGCTCCTGTTATTCTCAGCGTGTTTTACAGCCTCACAGAATGGTCAGGGTTCGGCGCGAATGAATATATCGGCCTTGAAAATTATAAAAAAGTTCTATCGGATCCGGTATTCTGGCGTTCCCTTCTGAATGCTTTGATCCTCCTTTTAGTAACAGTATGTATTCAGAATCCGCTGGCCTTTCTATTGGCAGGACTGCTGATTCGTATTAATAATCGTGTTTCACGTTTTTTACGAACCGTATATTTTGTTCCTGCGATTCTGACGGTTGTGGTGGTTACCAAACTATGGGTCAACCTCTTTAATCCCCATTACGGTCTGGTGAATAAACTCTTCGCAGCCCTTGGATTGAACTCTCTTTCTGAAGTGGCGTGGCTCAGTAACCCCTCGACGGCGCTTTTGTCCGTAGTATTTATAACTGTCTGGTATGGATTCGGCTGGGCGCTGCTGTTCTATTATTCCGGCCTTACTACTGTACCGAAGGAGCTTGAAGAAGCAGCGCTTGTCGACGGGGCAAACCGCTGGCAGATTTATGGTCACGTGATTATTCCCTATATGCTCCCGGTAATCCAGGCGGTGATTATTATTGATATTACATCCTGCATGAAACAGATGGAAATCGTGCTTTTATCGACCGAAGGCGGTCCGGGGAATCTTACGGAATTTGTTGCCCACTATCTCTACCGCCAGGCCTTTGTTGCTTCGAAGTTCGGCTACGGAAACGCAATCTCCATTGTGTTTGTTGCTGTAGCGCTCAGCGTTACCCTCCTGGCTCAGCGGTATCTTGCCGGAGTACAGCGAACCCAGGAGGAATAG